In Paracoccaceae bacterium Fryx2, a single genomic region encodes these proteins:
- a CDS encoding lytic transglycosylase domain-containing protein, producing the protein MRQCSRIAQRVAALARPFRQVAVAGCLAALAVGAAASARDEPALCDMAAAEASARTGVPIEVLQAVALVETGRSLSGARGGFRPWPWTVNQGGDGHWFATREEAAAHVGQALAAGQTNIDIGCFQINHRWHSGAFASVEDMLDPRRNALYAASYLQRLYTGRGDWSEAAGAYHSATPAHAERYRQRFDTVLARLKPDTLPSLPPAEDLAALLPRANRFPLLVSGAPATQGSIVPLREGRQPLFGNGP; encoded by the coding sequence ATGAGACAATGTTCCCGCATCGCCCAGAGGGTGGCAGCCCTGGCCCGGCCATTCCGGCAGGTGGCCGTCGCAGGCTGCCTGGCGGCCCTGGCAGTTGGCGCAGCCGCTTCGGCTCGGGACGAGCCCGCGCTCTGCGACATGGCGGCGGCCGAGGCGTCCGCACGCACCGGGGTGCCAATCGAGGTGTTGCAGGCCGTGGCGCTGGTCGAGACCGGGCGCAGCCTTTCCGGCGCGCGGGGCGGCTTTCGCCCGTGGCCCTGGACGGTCAATCAGGGCGGAGACGGGCATTGGTTCGCCACGCGCGAAGAGGCTGCGGCCCATGTCGGGCAGGCTTTGGCGGCGGGCCAGACCAACATCGACATTGGCTGCTTCCAGATCAATCATCGCTGGCATTCTGGCGCCTTCGCATCGGTCGAAGACATGCTCGACCCGCGCCGCAACGCGCTGTACGCCGCCTCCTACCTGCAACGGCTTTACACGGGTCGGGGAGACTGGTCGGAGGCGGCGGGTGCCTATCATTCGGCCACGCCCGCCCATGCAGAACGCTACCGGCAGCGGTTCGACACCGTTTTGGCGCGGTTGAAGCCCGATACCCTCCCCAGCTTGCCGCCCGCCGAAGACCTCGCGGCGCTGCTGCCCCGCGCCAACCGCTTTCCGTTGCTGGTATCGGGGGCCCCCGCAACGCAGGGGTCGATCGTGCCGCTGCGCGAAGGCAGGCAACCGCTGTTCGGAAATGGCCCCTGA
- the flhA gene encoding flagellar biosynthesis protein FlhA, producing the protein MTFPQITLASIFRPTILLALALMAVIVMMVLPVPAWMLDVGLALSFALAILMFTVTLFLERPLDFSAFPTILLASLMLRLSLNVSSTKLIIGEGHTGTDAAGHVIEGFANFIMGGNVLLGLVVFCVLLIVNFMVITKGAGRMAEVGARFALDGMPGKQLAIDSDMSAGAIDHAEAKRRREQELAETNFFGSLDGASKFVKGDAVAGLLITMLNIVMGLIMGIAVHDMPVGLAFETYAILTVGDGLVSQIPAVIISIAAALLLARGGVTGATDVSFFKQLGRYPGALGTVALLMALFALVPGMPFLPFILAAAGLAAAALLVHRKADMATTEAIAEPEAPRRKSLGDVLDFDDIHIEFAPDLVSMVLDPATGLDARIQNMRTHVASAFGIILPEIRLTDEVILPPGTYRIRLQGVERVRDRLVPDRVLVLLADGVPAPDGQDVREPVYGAPARWILPDHQEDAALAGLTVVSPAEVLATHLLEMMKTNLARLLTLKGLRRLLDEFVNVTDPARAEANRRLLEELVPEKVPVDLLLTVLRLLLEERVSIRNLPLILEAVSEARGLGAPEQVCEHVRQRLGFQLVAELKRDDGTIPLIQLAPEWEKTFAAHQIDSERGVRDVALPPDQFGRLANALAERLNKAAESGIYPALVTSTLRRRFLRTVMVAKGLAAPVLSYEEIGMEARPAMVGQVSA; encoded by the coding sequence ATGACATTCCCCCAGATCACGCTCGCCTCGATTTTCCGCCCCACGATCCTGCTGGCGCTCGCGCTGATGGCGGTGATCGTAATGATGGTGCTTCCGGTGCCGGCCTGGATGCTGGACGTCGGGCTGGCGCTGTCATTCGCGCTGGCGATCCTGATGTTCACCGTCACGCTGTTTCTGGAACGGCCGCTGGATTTCTCGGCCTTTCCGACCATCCTTCTGGCCAGCCTGATGCTGCGTCTGTCACTGAACGTTTCCTCGACCAAACTGATCATCGGCGAGGGTCACACCGGCACGGATGCCGCCGGTCACGTGATCGAGGGCTTTGCCAATTTCATTATGGGTGGCAACGTGTTGCTGGGCCTGGTGGTGTTTTGCGTGCTGCTGATCGTCAACTTCATGGTGATCACCAAGGGGGCGGGGCGGATGGCCGAGGTCGGGGCACGGTTCGCGCTCGACGGGATGCCGGGCAAGCAGCTGGCGATCGACAGCGACATGTCGGCCGGGGCCATCGACCATGCGGAGGCCAAGCGGCGCCGCGAGCAGGAACTGGCCGAGACGAACTTCTTCGGCTCGCTCGACGGCGCCTCGAAATTCGTCAAGGGCGATGCGGTGGCAGGGTTGCTGATCACCATGCTGAACATCGTTATGGGCCTGATCATGGGCATCGCGGTGCATGACATGCCGGTCGGCCTCGCTTTCGAAACCTATGCGATCCTGACGGTCGGCGACGGTCTGGTCAGCCAGATTCCGGCAGTCATCATTTCGATTGCCGCGGCGCTGCTGCTGGCGCGGGGCGGGGTGACGGGGGCAACCGACGTGTCGTTCTTCAAGCAGCTCGGGCGATATCCGGGGGCGCTGGGCACCGTGGCGCTGCTGATGGCGCTGTTTGCGCTGGTGCCGGGCATGCCGTTCCTGCCATTCATCCTGGCGGCGGCCGGCCTTGCGGCGGCGGCGTTGCTGGTGCATCGCAAGGCGGACATGGCGACGACCGAAGCGATTGCCGAACCCGAGGCGCCGCGCCGCAAGTCACTGGGCGACGTGCTGGATTTCGACGACATCCACATCGAGTTCGCGCCCGACCTCGTGTCGATGGTGCTCGACCCGGCGACCGGTCTCGATGCGCGCATCCAGAACATGCGAACGCATGTGGCCTCGGCCTTCGGCATCATCCTGCCCGAAATCCGGCTGACCGACGAGGTGATACTGCCGCCCGGCACCTATCGCATCCGGCTGCAGGGGGTGGAACGGGTGCGGGACCGCCTGGTGCCTGACCGGGTTCTGGTGCTGCTGGCCGACGGCGTGCCCGCGCCCGACGGACAGGACGTTCGCGAGCCGGTGTACGGTGCCCCCGCCCGCTGGATCCTGCCCGACCATCAGGAAGATGCGGCGCTGGCGGGGCTGACGGTGGTTTCGCCGGCCGAGGTGCTGGCAACCCATCTGCTGGAAATGATGAAGACCAACCTCGCGCGGTTGCTGACGCTGAAGGGGCTGCGGCGGCTGCTGGACGAATTCGTCAATGTCACAGACCCGGCCCGGGCCGAGGCAAACCGGCGGCTGCTGGAGGAACTGGTGCCGGAAAAGGTGCCTGTCGACCTGCTGCTGACGGTGCTGCGCCTGCTGCTGGAGGAACGGGTGTCGATCCGCAACCTGCCGCTGATCCTGGAGGCGGTGTCGGAAGCGCGGGGCCTCGGCGCGCCGGAGCAGGTCTGCGAACATGTGCGCCAGCGCCTGGGGTTCCAGCTTGTGGCGGAACTCAAGCGCGACGACGGCACCATCCCGCTGATCCAGCTGGCGCCGGAATGGGAAAAGACCTTTGCCGCGCATCAGATCGACAGCGAGCGCGGGGTGCGCGACGTGGCCTTGCCGCCGGATCAGTTCGGCCGGCTGGCCAATGCGCTGGCCGAGCGGTTGAACAAGGCGGCGGAGAGCGGCATCTATCCGGCGCTGGTCACCTCGACCCTGCGGCGGCGCTTCCTGCGCACGGTGATGGTGGCGAAGGGCCTGGCCGCCCCCGTCCTGTCCTACGAGGAAATCGGGATGGAGGCGCGTCCCGCCATGGTCGGGCAGGTGTCGGCATGA
- a CDS encoding flagellar biosynthetic protein FliR, whose product MNDMIPLLTELTGMGQDMIWVGFLVFLRVGAVMALLPAFGEQVVPQRVRLVVGLAFTAVVAPAVADRVMPLAGQLALPLATEVTAGLILGIGLRLFIMALQMAGTIAAQATSLAQLFAGAGPEPQPAIGNLLTVAGLALAVMAGLHVRAAELMILSYDVLPPGRMPGSEDLAQWGLLQVTSAFSLAFSLAAPFVLASLIYNVALGVINRAMPQLMVAFVGAPALTLGGLALLAVVAPLALAVWMQALGAFLDAPFANAP is encoded by the coding sequence ATGAACGACATGATCCCGCTGCTGACCGAGCTGACTGGCATGGGGCAGGACATGATCTGGGTCGGGTTTCTGGTGTTTCTGCGGGTCGGGGCGGTGATGGCGTTGCTTCCGGCTTTCGGCGAGCAGGTGGTGCCGCAACGGGTGCGCCTGGTGGTCGGGCTGGCCTTCACGGCCGTGGTCGCCCCTGCGGTGGCGGACCGGGTGATGCCTCTGGCGGGGCAACTTGCGCTGCCGCTGGCAACGGAGGTGACGGCAGGGCTGATCCTCGGGATCGGCCTGCGGCTGTTCATCATGGCCCTGCAGATGGCCGGGACCATCGCCGCGCAGGCCACGTCCCTGGCGCAGCTTTTTGCCGGGGCCGGACCGGAGCCGCAGCCTGCCATCGGAAATCTGCTCACGGTGGCGGGGCTGGCACTGGCGGTGATGGCGGGCCTCCATGTGCGGGCGGCTGAACTGATGATCCTGTCCTATGACGTGTTGCCGCCCGGCCGGATGCCGGGGTCGGAAGACCTGGCGCAATGGGGCCTGTTGCAGGTCACGTCGGCATTTTCGCTGGCGTTTTCGCTGGCGGCGCCGTTCGTGCTGGCCTCTCTGATCTACAACGTGGCTCTGGGCGTCATCAACCGGGCCATGCCGCAGTTGATGGTGGCCTTTGTCGGGGCGCCGGCGCTGACTCTGGGGGGGCTGGCACTTCTGGCCGTGGTCGCGCCGCTCGCCCTTGCCGTCTGGATGCAGGCGCTGGGCGCCTTTCTCGACGCGCCCTTCGCGAATGCGCCATGA
- a CDS encoding flagellar type III secretion system protein FlhB: protein MSGEDESGEKEYEATARRLDQARTKGEIARSQDLPTAAAYAGLLVAAWALGEASLRRAGQVGAVLLDQADLLSRIFTTEGGAPFGGLLAAFALALAPFFLLPAMGVLVAVLAQRSLVFTPDKIMPKLSRISLVAGAKNKFGRSGLFEFAKSFVKLVIISVALGLFLVRQGDRILGTLHLTPALMTATLLQMVVEFLFLILLIATAIGGVDYLWQAAEHRRRHRMSRKEVMDEHKESEGDPQTKAQRRQRGYDIATNRMLADVATADVVIVNPTHYAVALKWNRAGGRAPVCVAKGVDEIAARIRERAAVAGVPLHRDPPTARALHAAVKIGQEVQPEHYRTVAAAIRFAEAMRRKARAWR from the coding sequence ATGAGCGGCGAGGACGAAAGCGGCGAAAAGGAATACGAGGCCACGGCGCGCCGCCTTGACCAGGCGCGCACCAAGGGCGAGATTGCCCGTTCGCAGGACCTGCCGACCGCAGCGGCCTATGCCGGGTTGCTGGTGGCGGCCTGGGCACTGGGCGAGGCGTCCTTGCGGCGGGCCGGGCAGGTCGGGGCGGTCCTGCTTGACCAGGCCGACCTTCTGTCACGGATATTCACGACCGAGGGGGGCGCACCGTTCGGCGGGTTGCTGGCAGCCTTTGCACTGGCTCTGGCCCCGTTCTTTCTCTTGCCGGCCATGGGGGTGCTGGTTGCCGTTCTGGCACAGCGGTCGCTGGTGTTTACCCCCGACAAGATCATGCCCAAACTGTCCCGCATCTCGCTGGTGGCGGGGGCGAAAAACAAGTTTGGCCGTTCCGGGCTGTTCGAATTCGCCAAGAGCTTCGTGAAGCTGGTGATCATTTCGGTGGCGCTGGGCCTTTTTCTGGTGCGGCAGGGCGACCGGATCCTTGGCACGCTGCACCTGACCCCGGCGCTGATGACGGCAACGCTGCTGCAGATGGTGGTGGAGTTCCTGTTCCTGATCCTGCTGATCGCGACCGCCATCGGCGGGGTCGATTATCTGTGGCAGGCGGCGGAACATCGGCGGCGCCACCGCATGTCGCGCAAGGAAGTGATGGATGAACACAAGGAGTCCGAGGGCGATCCGCAGACCAAGGCGCAGCGTCGCCAGCGTGGCTACGACATCGCCACCAACCGGATGCTCGCCGATGTCGCCACGGCCGATGTGGTGATCGTCAACCCGACGCATTACGCCGTGGCGCTGAAATGGAACCGGGCCGGAGGGCGGGCGCCGGTCTGTGTTGCCAAGGGGGTGGACGAGATTGCCGCGCGCATCCGCGAGCGTGCCGCCGTGGCCGGGGTGCCACTGCACCGCGATCCGCCGACTGCCCGTGCCCTGCACGCTGCCGTCAAGATCGGTCAGGAGGTGCAGCCCGAGCATTATCGCACCGTGGCTGCCGCCATCCGCTTCGCCGAGGCGATGCGCAGGAAGGCGAGGGCGTGGCGATGA
- a CDS encoding flagellar basal body-associated FliL family protein, giving the protein MIRKLLPLILALVGLGAGLGAGLLLRPAAEPPDAEAAAAKAVPEIQPDYVKLNNQFVVPVVENGRVASMVVLSLSLEAKPGSTDLIYAREPKIRDAFLQVLFDHANSGGFRGSFTDGSNLILLRKALLEAARTTMGDLVTDVLIADIVRQDS; this is encoded by the coding sequence ATGATCCGCAAGCTCCTCCCCCTTATACTTGCCCTGGTCGGTTTGGGTGCGGGCCTCGGCGCGGGCCTGCTGCTGCGCCCGGCGGCCGAGCCTCCCGACGCCGAAGCGGCCGCCGCAAAGGCTGTTCCCGAAATCCAGCCCGATTACGTCAAGCTGAACAACCAGTTCGTCGTACCGGTGGTCGAAAACGGGCGCGTCGCATCCATGGTCGTGCTGTCCCTCAGCCTGGAAGCCAAGCCCGGCAGCACCGATCTGATCTATGCCCGCGAACCCAAGATCCGCGATGCCTTCCTGCAGGTGCTGTTCGATCACGCCAACTCCGGCGGGTTTCGCGGTTCCTTCACCGACGGGTCGAACCTGATCCTGCTGCGCAAGGCGCTGCTCGAGGCGGCGCGCACCACGATGGGCGACCTGGTGACGGATGTCCTGATCGCCGACATCGTCAGGCAGGACAGCTGA
- the flgH gene encoding flagellar basal body L-ring protein FlgH: protein MRLLLACLVLLTACGRLQEVGKAPAFSPLEGSYQHHAMYSNPMPLDAEPDGPTDASSLWTGGRASLFGDRRAARRGDIMTVVIEIDDKAEISNSSGRSRTGSETMGIPSLFGIPQRLDAELPEGASMADALSTNSSSSYSGDGSVARNEKLTLRVAATVVEELPNGVLRIEGQQEVRVNFELRELIVTGYVRPADISRQNEITYDKIAGARVAYGGRGQITDVQQPRYGQQITDILMPF from the coding sequence ATGCGACTCCTGCTTGCCTGCCTCGTCCTCCTCACCGCCTGCGGGCGCCTGCAGGAGGTCGGCAAGGCCCCCGCCTTTTCGCCGCTGGAAGGCAGCTACCAGCATCATGCCATGTATTCCAATCCGATGCCGCTCGATGCCGAACCCGATGGCCCGACCGATGCCTCCTCGCTCTGGACCGGGGGGCGCGCGTCGCTGTTCGGCGACAGGCGGGCGGCGCGGCGCGGCGACATCATGACCGTGGTGATCGAGATCGACGACAAGGCCGAAATCTCCAACTCCTCGGGCCGCAGCCGGACCGGCAGCGAAACCATGGGAATCCCGTCGCTTTTCGGCATTCCGCAGCGGCTGGACGCCGAATTGCCTGAAGGGGCGAGCATGGCCGACGCGCTCAGCACCAATTCCTCGTCCAGCTATTCGGGCGACGGATCGGTGGCGCGCAACGAGAAGCTGACACTGCGGGTCGCGGCGACGGTGGTCGAGGAACTGCCCAACGGCGTGCTGCGCATCGAGGGCCAGCAGGAAGTGCGGGTGAACTTTGAACTGCGCGAGCTGATCGTGACCGGCTATGTCCGCCCCGCCGACATATCGCGCCAGAACGAGATCACCTATGACAAGATCGCCGGGGCCCGGGTGGCCTATGGCGGGCGCGGCCAGATCACCGATGTGCAGCAGCCGCGCTATGGCCAGCAGATCACCGACATCCTCATGCCGTTCTGA
- the flgA gene encoding flagellar basal body P-ring formation chaperone FlgA has protein sequence MWRLVFLLVPGLAEADSLVATRTIRAQTVLAATDMTLVAAEIPGALTDPLAAQGLEARVTLYAGRPIRPGDLGPPAIVDRNQIVPLSYQAGGLDIRTEGRALARGGVGDVVRVMNLSSRTIISGRIGADGMVWVGPDF, from the coding sequence ATGTGGCGGCTGGTCTTCCTTCTGGTGCCCGGCCTGGCCGAGGCCGACAGCCTGGTGGCGACCCGCACCATCCGGGCGCAGACGGTGCTGGCCGCAACCGACATGACGCTCGTCGCCGCCGAGATTCCCGGCGCCCTGACCGACCCCCTGGCCGCCCAGGGGCTGGAGGCGCGCGTGACGCTTTACGCCGGCCGCCCGATCCGCCCCGGCGACCTTGGCCCCCCTGCGATCGTCGACCGCAACCAGATCGTGCCGCTGTCCTATCAGGCGGGCGGCCTCGACATTCGGACCGAAGGGCGCGCGCTGGCCCGCGGCGGGGTCGGCGACGTGGTCCGCGTGATGAACCTGTCCTCCCGCACCATCATCTCCGGCCGGATCGGCGCGGACGGGATGGTGTGGGTCGGCCCCGATTTCTGA
- the flgG gene encoding flagellar basal-body rod protein FlgG: MKALQIAASGMAAQQMRVDVVSNNLANMSTTGYNSRRVDFADLHYQQLARPGTVAAEDGTQLPTGVQIGLGVRPAAVSVVLSQGSLVQTGGDLDVAVEGKGYLEVTLPSGASAYTRDGALKRTGDGLIVTSDGHQVAPGLTIPSDARSLSINADGEVYAYFADRVQPELLGQLNLVGFSNEKGLEAIGSNLFLESPASGPALVGSPGQDGLGTLRQGYLEESSVDAVREVTELIKAQRGYELNAKVITAADQMMSATTSVR, encoded by the coding sequence ATGAAAGCCCTGCAAATCGCCGCATCCGGCATGGCTGCACAGCAGATGCGTGTCGATGTCGTGTCCAACAACCTCGCCAACATGTCCACCACGGGCTACAATTCCCGGCGCGTCGACTTTGCCGACCTGCATTATCAACAGCTTGCGCGCCCCGGAACAGTGGCCGCCGAGGATGGCACCCAGCTGCCGACCGGGGTGCAGATCGGCCTCGGGGTCCGCCCGGCCGCGGTGTCGGTGGTGCTTTCGCAGGGGTCGCTTGTGCAGACCGGCGGCGATCTGGATGTGGCGGTCGAGGGCAAGGGCTATCTGGAGGTCACGCTGCCCTCCGGCGCCTCGGCCTATACCCGCGACGGCGCACTGAAGCGCACCGGCGACGGGCTGATCGTCACGTCCGACGGGCATCAGGTGGCGCCGGGGCTCACGATTCCGTCGGATGCGCGCAGCCTGTCGATCAACGCGGATGGCGAGGTTTATGCCTATTTTGCCGACCGGGTGCAGCCCGAACTGCTGGGCCAGCTGAACCTTGTCGGCTTCTCGAACGAAAAGGGGCTGGAGGCGATCGGATCGAACCTGTTCCTGGAAAGTCCGGCCTCGGGGCCTGCGCTGGTGGGCTCGCCGGGGCAGGATGGCCTGGGCACCCTGCGGCAGGGATACCTTGAGGAAAGCTCGGTCGATGCGGTGCGCGAGGTGACCGAACTGATCAAGGCGCAACGCGGCTACGAGTTGAACGCCAAGGTGATCACCGCCGCCGACCAGATGATGTCGGCCACCACGAGCGTGCGGTGA
- a CDS encoding flagellar hook-basal body complex protein produces MDAAAYTTLTRQSGLMREMQAVANNIANISTTGFRREGVIFAEHITRLEDAPSLSMAHASARQIDLSQAGLSQTGGAFDFAIQGDGFFLVETPQGQGLTRAGSFTPSADGELVNPDGHRLLDQGGAPIFVPPDAGVVALAQDGTLSAGGQPLGRIGLWQPIDPNDLRHQGGTLFSSGSGVEPTEGAVILQGHVEDSNVNPVSEIARMIAVQRAYEMGQSFLQSEDERVRGVIQTLGQ; encoded by the coding sequence GTGGACGCCGCCGCCTACACCACCCTGACCCGCCAATCCGGCCTGATGCGCGAAATGCAGGCGGTGGCGAACAATATCGCCAACATCTCGACCACCGGCTTCCGCCGCGAAGGGGTGATCTTTGCCGAACACATCACGCGGCTGGAGGATGCGCCCTCGCTGTCGATGGCCCATGCCTCGGCCCGACAGATCGACCTGTCGCAGGCCGGGCTGAGCCAGACCGGCGGGGCCTTCGACTTCGCCATCCAGGGCGACGGATTCTTTCTGGTGGAAACGCCGCAAGGCCAGGGCCTGACCCGCGCCGGCAGCTTCACGCCTTCGGCCGACGGCGAACTGGTCAACCCCGACGGCCATCGGCTGCTGGACCAGGGCGGCGCCCCGATCTTCGTGCCGCCGGATGCCGGGGTGGTGGCGCTGGCGCAGGACGGCACGCTCTCGGCCGGCGGCCAGCCGCTGGGGCGGATCGGGCTCTGGCAGCCAATCGACCCGAACGACCTGCGGCATCAGGGCGGCACGCTGTTCTCCTCCGGCTCCGGCGTGGAACCGACCGAAGGCGCGGTGATCCTGCAAGGCCATGTCGAGGATTCGAACGTCAACCCGGTGTCCGAGATTGCCCGGATGATCGCGGTCCAGCGCGCCTATGAAATGGGGCAAAGCTTCCTGCAATCCGAGGATGAACGCGTTCGTGGCGTCATCCAGACCCTTGGCCAATAG
- a CDS encoding flagellar biosynthetic protein FliQ, protein MTEADIFDTMRQGLWVSVLISAPLLAVALVAGVAVGLFQALTSIQEMTLSFVPKVGAMLLVFWVSMSFMTSTLISFFVDRIIPQIAEG, encoded by the coding sequence ATGACCGAGGCCGACATCTTCGACACGATGCGCCAGGGCCTCTGGGTGTCGGTGCTGATCTCGGCACCGCTCCTGGCGGTGGCGCTGGTGGCCGGGGTGGCGGTGGGTCTGTTCCAGGCGCTGACCTCGATCCAGGAAATGACACTGTCCTTCGTGCCGAAGGTCGGCGCGATGCTGCTGGTTTTCTGGGTGTCGATGAGCTTCATGACCTCGACCCTCATCAGTTTCTTTGTCGACCGCATCATTCCGCAGATTGCGGAGGGCTGA
- the fliE gene encoding flagellar hook-basal body complex protein FliE, with protein sequence MELNTSLAVLSYEKARSAAAPSPQPGGEAGTLETLVGRFADTLAKGEQTARAAMTGGADPHALIQALAASESAVETVVTVRDKVVEAYQEILRMPV encoded by the coding sequence ATGGAATTGAATACCTCTCTTGCCGTCCTGTCCTATGAGAAGGCTCGTTCGGCTGCGGCACCGTCGCCGCAGCCGGGCGGCGAGGCGGGAACCCTTGAAACGCTGGTGGGCCGTTTTGCCGACACCCTCGCAAAGGGCGAACAGACCGCCCGCGCCGCCATGACCGGCGGGGCGGACCCCCATGCCCTGATCCAGGCCCTCGCGGCCTCGGAATCCGCGGTCGAAACCGTCGTGACGGTCCGCGACAAGGTGGTGGAGGCCTATCAGGAAATCCTGAGGATGCCGGTATGA
- the flgC gene encoding flagellar basal body rod protein FlgC, whose protein sequence is MSDLIKSLSLAASGMEAQAMRLRHVSENIANADTPGYHRKTISFREQMDSGLVAPGPLRLDRSELTKVYDPGHPLADETGHYDGSNVDLVIEIADAREAQRSYEANLKMFDQARQMTQSLFELLRR, encoded by the coding sequence ATGAGCGATCTGATCAAGTCCCTTTCCCTTGCGGCCTCCGGAATGGAGGCGCAGGCGATGCGGCTGCGGCATGTCTCTGAAAACATCGCCAATGCCGACACACCCGGATACCACCGCAAGACCATCAGCTTTCGCGAGCAGATGGACAGCGGTCTGGTGGCGCCCGGCCCGCTGCGGCTCGACCGCAGCGAGCTGACGAAGGTCTACGACCCCGGCCACCCGCTGGCCGATGAAACCGGTCACTACGACGGCTCGAATGTCGATCTGGTGATCGAAATCGCTGACGCGCGCGAAGCGCAGCGCAGCTACGAGGCGAACCTCAAGATGTTCGATCAGGCACGTCAAATGACGCAGAGCCTGTTCGAGCTGTTGCGCCGATAG
- a CDS encoding FlgB family protein, producing MFEKLEMVRMAQAMAAHAGARQEAIARNVANADTPGYKAVDLPAFAKAYAPPGGSMRATRPAHLTASDRTMDLTPRVQGGAASPNGNSVSLEGEMVKAVEVRQQHDMALAIYRSTSKILRTSLGRG from the coding sequence ATGTTTGAAAAACTCGAAATGGTCAGAATGGCCCAGGCGATGGCCGCCCATGCCGGCGCGCGTCAGGAGGCGATTGCCCGCAATGTGGCGAACGCCGATACGCCCGGCTACAAGGCGGTGGATCTGCCCGCCTTCGCGAAGGCCTATGCGCCGCCCGGCGGCTCCATGAGGGCCACCAGGCCCGCCCATCTGACAGCAAGCGACCGGACGATGGATCTGACCCCGCGCGTGCAGGGCGGCGCCGCCTCCCCCAACGGCAATTCCGTTTCGCTGGAAGGCGAGATGGTGAAGGCGGTCGAGGTGCGCCAGCAGCATGACATGGCGCTGGCGATTTACCGATCCACCTCCAAGATCCTGCGCACCTCTCTCGGCCGCGGGTAG